A genomic segment from Bradyrhizobium sp. CB1015 encodes:
- a CDS encoding sulfite oxidase-like oxidoreductase, which yields MTDETPSDSKLTRTKEKWAREGRFLTGKITRPEDQRLPPGQHLTKDWPVLDLGVTPPVSRERWRLDVYGAVETPVFWTFAEFAAQKQSRFTSDIHCVTTWSRYDNEWEGLATRELLAACQPREDARFVVLHSYDGYTTNLALEDFAAEDALLAQSWSGQPLAEEHGGPVRLVVPHLYFWKSAKWLQAIEFRTEDAPGFWEVRGYHNRGDPWAEQRYSGD from the coding sequence ATGACCGACGAGACGCCATCCGACAGCAAGCTGACGCGCACCAAGGAGAAATGGGCGCGCGAGGGCCGCTTTCTCACCGGGAAGATCACGCGACCGGAGGATCAACGGCTCCCACCGGGGCAGCACCTCACCAAGGACTGGCCGGTGCTCGATCTCGGGGTCACGCCGCCGGTCTCGCGCGAGCGTTGGCGGCTCGACGTCTATGGCGCGGTCGAGACTCCCGTGTTCTGGACCTTTGCCGAATTCGCCGCGCAGAAGCAGTCCCGGTTCACCTCGGACATCCATTGCGTCACGACCTGGTCGCGCTATGACAACGAGTGGGAAGGGCTTGCTACGCGTGAGCTGCTGGCGGCCTGCCAGCCGCGCGAGGATGCGCGCTTCGTCGTGCTGCATTCCTATGACGGTTACACCACCAACCTCGCGCTGGAGGATTTCGCCGCCGAGGACGCGCTGCTCGCTCAGAGCTGGTCCGGCCAGCCGCTGGCGGAAGAGCATGGCGGCCCGGTGCGGCTGGTGGTGCCGCACCTCTATTTCTGGAAGAGCGCGAAATGGCTCCAGGCCATCGAATTCCGGACCGAGGACGCGCCGGGCTTCTGGGAAGTCCGCGGCTATCATAACCGCGGCGATCCATGGGCCGAGCAGCGCTATTCGGGCGATTAG